The genomic segment CCACGCCCATGTCCCGCAGGAGGGCACGGCTACGGGCTGCGAAGCGGGACGCCTCGACGATGCACTGCATCGACTCGCCGTCTGCCCtgaacagcggcagcgagggcacCTGCTGGAGCGCTGCCATAGAAGCCGCGTAGACGTCCGgcttcgctgccgcctcgtcgaTCATGCGACGCAGAGCGGCGATGTACGCCTCATTGTTGCGACGCAGCTGTTCCCAAAGGTTGTCTGGGGTGTCAGCGACAGACTTGCGCCACGCCATGATCTTTGCAACCATACCAGGAGTGCAGGAGCCGCCTTGGTGCACGTCTCCGAGGACCAGCTTCACTCCAGGCGGTAGGCGGAACGACTCGGGCGGCACCCACACCTCGTTCATGTCCACACACCGCCTCAGTGTCTCTACCTCGACCGAGCTCGGTGGCTGAGCGCTggccatcatcatcatcgaTACGCGGCTCACAGGAAAGCGGCGGTAGGCGCATGTGCCGTAGACGGCGGTGTACACGTcgaagccgctgccgatcTTGCCCTGTGTGACGCTGTGAGCGATCTGGGCGATACGATGGACGTACTCGTGTGAGCACCCATCCGCGTTGAAATGGTGGCAAAGGCACGCCACGATGCTGGTGGTCATGGCCGCAGAAGACCCCAAGCCGGTCTTGGAGATGGCACCGACCAGCGGCAGGTGGGGTGGCAGGGAGCGCAGGTTGGCCACGTTCACGTCCTTCCCTTGACTCTCTAAATAGTTGCGTTGACTGTAAAAGTCATTGTCAGCCAGAAGCTCTACCCAAATCTCGCcatcggtgctgctgcccagcGACTGGGCGGCCGCCACAGAGTACAGGACAGCGTTGAAGATAAACGGGCTCCCCGGCCCCTCCGTCTGCTTCACCGCGACGGTGCCGGGCGCTGACGTATTGGCGACGAAGCAGAATGACTGACGGAACTGCGGCGACCTCATGTGGATAGTCGTTTTCCCCGAAGCGCCGGTCGTTGTGGGCTCCGCCTTGACGATGCGCGTCGTGAAGCGCGCGTTCACGCCGATCGAGATACCGACATTGGCCGGGGTGCACGACTCCACAATAAGGTAGCTACCAAGGATGAGAACCTTGCCGGGTGCTGACGCCTCCATTGCCAATACGTTTTTGTGAGCCGGAagtggggggaagggggagagggagagaaaggatGTCAGACAAGAGGGGCGTCACGAGCGAGGAGCCGGGGGAGGCTGCGGCAGTGGTTAACTGTGGAAGACACTTGTTCAGACAAACAATCATGCGTACatacagagaaagagagagggcagaAGATGGTGGCAGGCGAGCACAAGGTATAGGATGTGCGGCGTGTGTCCGTGTCTGTAAGGCGGGCGAGTGTGAGTGTCACACCACGGGAGatggggagagaaagagagagatggggagggagagagggaggaagggaggggagggaggacacacacagacaagcaAAAGGCGATGACGGATACAAATGTgctcggggggggggaggcagaggGGAGACAGAAAATGAACTCTGCGCAAACctacacagacgcacgcacatacacagaaGAAGgcagaaggagaggggaagagagagtcAAGGTGCTTCATCGTGGTAAGGATCATGGCAGGATGTAGTGCCTGGGCTCAGCTGCGCTGCATTCGGTGATAGACGTGACAGGCTCTATCAAGTATCGCGGTGCATATTGCCGTttgcagcaggcggcggcccAGGGACCGCGAATCAGCGATGTCCCTGTCCCacagcaggaggagaggagtGGCACAAGGACAGAGGAAGGAGATGAGGAGTGTCTTCGAAGCTGCAGTGAGGCAAGCGTGCGCGAGAAGGCAGAAACACCACAGCAGAAGAGGGATTCTAGAACAAAGAGCCGAGACACATAAGCCGTGTGGTGTCGCCGGGGTCCCTACAGCAGAAGAGGCGCTGTGTAAGTCTTACTACTCAAacgcgggggggggcgccacCAAGGCACTGGTCGGAACCCACACACAAGAATCCAAACACTTACAGACGCACATCAACGTGCTCAACATCTCAGACTTCGCCATCCCTCCGGTACCAAGGGAAGACGAAGAcggggaagagaaaaaacAGACGGCAACGCATCGATGTACGGCAACGGCCCCGTTCTGCGCGCAAGCGCAGACACGCAACGCAGTCGGATTATGGATCAGCGATGAAGGCAtcagagcgagagagagatggagaacGTGATAGGGGAGGATTGAGGGGTTCGCTTCCTTCTCCGCCCCGCCATGGATCCCGCCTCTTCCCCGTTCAATGCTTGGATTCGAGCTCCTTGAGCAGGGCCGGGTCCACAACAACAGCACGCTTCTTGCGGCGTGCAGCGGCCATTTCCTCCCCCGTCGGCGGctcggccaccaccacagcctCGCCGTTCTCTTGCACGACACCGCCCTCGACGTTGATCTGGTGAAGGCGGTAGAGGTAGTAGGAGGCGCACAAAGCAAACGTCCCGGCGCAGAAGAGCACGACCAGGAAGAAGACATACCCGCTTCGGCTCGTGCAGCACCACGAGGCGCAGTCTACGATACGGGGGTTCAGCAAGGTGCACATGCCGCTCGCCATGCAGGGCTCCCGTGCGCACTCGGCGCGCAGAGAGGCGTAGCCGCTGCACTTGGCTGTGCAAGACATGCtacctgtgtgtgtgtgtgtgtgtgtgtgtgtgtatgtgtggcgCAGTTGGGTGAGTGGCTTCGATGCGGCGAATCAAAACTGAGCGAGatcgagagcgcgcgcgtgttgCTAGGGGCGTGGGACAGCCGCGTATTCAAGAGGGCCGCATACACGCGCGGATGCAGACACGACGACAGGCACTGCGAAGCCCTCCGTGGCTGTAAACGAAAGGACACAGAGAAGTCGACAGAGGCGGAAAATAGtgtgaggagggagagcaatgtgcgtgtgagagctgcacacacaaaacaaaagcaTGGGCATATCAACGCGGTGAGACAGCGAAACAGATCTGGTATGTGTGAGAAgcgtgtgtggcgcctcACAAAAGGGGAGCAACCTCTCGACcaccttcccctctctccgctTCTACCGGTGGATGCAGCACTGGAAATACAGCGCTGAGAATAGCAACAATGGCACCCGGTCGCGCAGAGGTGGCGAGAAGtgggaaagagagacgcTCTTGTGGAAGGATAAGGGCACGCATCATCCGTCTCCCGCCTGTCTACATCCTGTAGAGTCCATCCTTCAGTGTCGGCGAAGCCAACATGTGCCACGGCTGCGCCAACAGACCTCCGTGAGTCAAGCACACGAAGAGAGAAACCGCTTCTCCGGAGGACCAATTCGGCTGGCGGTTAGCCTGGTTCGCCTGCCCACACTGCGCGCCCTCACTTTTAAACGGGTTTCTTATACCGATTAATCTTCACTCACAATTacagagaaggaaaagacgCTTCATGGCTGCGTAACTGTGCGcttacacacacgcaagacTTCCCATTCGCGTGCCGATCAAGGAATCTTCGCATTCTTCCTTACAGAACCACAGGAAtggcgggagagagagggaaggggggggggcttcgAGTGCACCAGGCGACGCAGAATGCCCCGATTGCcgacagagacacacagtGGTAGACGAGagccatcagcagcagcgaaaacGTGAGGCGTATAGGAGACAGCGTGCCGTCACCAAAGCGAAGGGAAAGGGAGTGGAGGCCTCTCTTCTGATTCAGCTTTTGCGGCTGCATAGCGGTGTGCATgtttctgccgctgccgctgctgtcccTCCCACTCTCCCGTTTCGCTACTCGAGCGAAGAATCCCAGAAGACAGCGTCCCTTTATCG from the Leishmania major strain Friedlin complete genome, chromosome 15 genome contains:
- a CDS encoding putative phosphomevalonate kinase protein, with the translated sequence MEASAPGKVLILGSYLIVESCTPANVGISIGVNARFTTRIVKAEPTTTGASGKTTIHMRSPQFRQSFCFVANTSAPGTVAVKQTEGPGSPFIFNAVLYSVAAAQSLGSSTDGEIWVELLADNDFYSQRNYLESQGKDVNVANLRSLPPHLPLVGAISKTGLGSSAAMTTSIVACLCHHFNADGCSHEYVHRIAQIAHSVTQGKIGSGFDVYTAVYGTCAYRRFPVSRVSMMMMASAQPPSSVEVETLRRCVDMNEVWVPPESFRLPPGVKLVLGDVHQGGSCTPGMVAKIMAWRKSVADTPDNLWEQLRRNNEAYIAALRRMIDEAAAKPDVYAASMAALQQVPSLPLFRADGESMQCIVEASRFAARSRALLRDMGVAAEVKVEPVELTDLLDDTATLPGVFAVGCPGAGGYDAVFALVLGDECAAAVEAFWEHYTKMNVCPLLVREDPSGLLIQPPP